In the Paroedura picta isolate Pp20150507F chromosome 15, Ppicta_v3.0, whole genome shotgun sequence genome, one interval contains:
- the LOC143824511 gene encoding espin-like protein, translating to MTEEDILRIEKQIENLQVMHKVHRVETELEHLETELQQLLPVSAALANEHFTVNPRRMQGRADDLPAWCSKISTLLKSMAVLLATLGGKATSLADMVTPEALEQADATAEASRRASPPLKDGPANIARSQSFSCTREEVEKEILQWGVSVKNLKANYELHIQSQLPITASSRVYKRKRSLPVGTAPFAYSREPILEEDYISGIEGYGALGEGISVLGMEPPVQLSHAPLLYGEVGPLFPASGNAQCVGGDPFGEALFSPDHMTRSLPVQTELSCVQDYIDMRKERIVYLFLEHWKKWTFTESDRQTAPKRKAAPTLSVDSAEDHKTYSGADDPLSPEASEDDRLLYFMKQRQVVGKLIVHWRTIISQVPTRQIRRLSRTNMLYWPEHFLPHVSGVPVEYDSLSLDLFMLGYFQLLEMNMTREERKFRHLLCYEMFDRLGSHCWELIRQFHKVVMEEIEAGRRDWLDGFEDLKQEFFGDNLQPGGVAGAEAEVLAKVCHPPVLCHQESSQTLISSIQEPPSSAADELAPTPAPKSRKNSVQLVSEAGEFSNEDICRYIDRSFSFWKEKEAEMFDI from the coding sequence ATGACCGAGGAGGACATCCTGCGCATCGAGAAGCAGATCGAGAACCTGCAGGTGATGCACAAGGTCCACCGAGTGGAGACCGAGCTGGAGCACCTGGAGACGGAGCTGCAGCAACTCCTGCCCGTCTCGGCCGCCCTGGCCAACGAGCACTTCACCGTCAACCCCAGGCGCATGCAGGGCCGAGCCGACGACCTCCCGGCCTGGTGCAGCAAGATCTCCACCCTCCTGAAGAGCATGGCCGTCCTCCTGGCCACGCTGGGGGGCAAGGCCACCAGCCTGGCCGACATGGTGACGCCTGAAGCGCTGGAGCAGGCGGACGCCACCGCCGAGGCTTCCCGTCGAGCCTCGCCTCCTCTGAAAGATGGCCCGGCCAACATCGCCCGCTCGCAGTCCTTTAGCTGCACCCGCGAGGAAGTGGAGAAGGAGATCCTGCAGTGGGGAGTGTCCGTGAAGAACCTCAAGGCCAACTACGAGCTGCACATCCAGTCCCAGCTGCCCATCACCGCGTCTAGCCGAGTGTACAAGCGGAAGCGGTCCCTCCCCGTGGGGACCGCGCCGTTTGCGTACAGCCGAGAACCCATCTTGGAAGAAGACTACATTAGTGGCATCGAGGGGTACGGCGCACTGGGTGAGGGCATCTCTGTCCTTGGCATGGAGCCGCCCGTTCAGCTCTCCCATGCCCCTCTGCTCTACGGGGAAGTGGGGCCTCTCTTCCCTGCATCGGGGAATGCTCAGTGCGTCGGGGGAGATCCCTTTGGGGAAGCGTTGTTCAGTCCGGACCACATGACCAGGAGCCTCCCCGTGCAGACAGAGCTGAGCTGCGTCCAGGACTACATCGACATGCGGAAGGAAAGGATTGTTTACCTCTTCCTGGAGCACTGGAAGAAGTGGACCTTCACCGAATCAGATCGGCAAACGGCCCCCAAGAGGAAGGCGGCCCCGACGCTGAGCGTCGACTCGGCCGAAGACCACAAAACGTACAGCGGCGCGGACGACCCCCTGTCGCCCGAGGCCAGCGAAGACGACCGGCTCTTGTACTTCATGAAGCAGCGGCAAGTGGTGGGGAAGCTGATAGTGCACTGGAGAACCATCATCAGCCAGGTGCCCACCAGGCAGATCCGACGCCTGAGCCGCACCAACATGCTCTACTGGCCCGAGCATTTCCTGCCCCATGTCAGCGGCGTGCCGGTGGAGTACGACAGCCTCTCCCTCGACCTCTTCATGCTGGGCTACTTCCAGCTGCTGGAAATGAACATGACCCGGGAGGAGCGCAAGTTCCGTCACCTCCTCTGCTACGAGATGTTTGACCGGCTGGGTAGCCACTGCTGGGAGCTCATCCGCCAGTTCCACAAGGTGGTGATGGAGGAGATCGAGGCCGGCCGGAGGGACTGGCTGGACGGCTTCGAGGACCTCAAGCAGGAGTTCTTCGGGGACAACCTGCAGCCCGGCGGCGTGGCTGGGGCGGAAGCGGAGGTGCTGGCCAAGGTGTGCCACCCTCCTGTCCTCTGCCACCAGGAATCGTCTCAGACCTTGATCAGCAGCATCCAAGAACCCCCCAGCTCAGCTGCGGATGAACTGGCCCCAACCCCGGCCCCTAAAAGTAGGAAGAACTCTGTCCAGCTGGTTTCGGAGGCTGGCGAATTCAGCAACGAAGACATTTGCCGTTACATAGACCGTAGCTTCTCCTTCTggaaggagaaagaggcagaaatgTTTGACATCTGA